In the Xanthobacteraceae bacterium genome, CTGCGGCTTCGCGGTGATCGCGACGTTCTTGCCGTAGAGGCGCTGGATCAGCGACGGGTCGTTCGGTGCATAAGTCTGGAACTGGCGGCCGTCGGTAAAGGTGCCGGTGATCTCGTGGCCCTGAATGACCACGTCGCGCACCTTGCCCGCGTCCACCTCGGTCAGCAGTTGCGAGAACGAGATGTCGTTCGTGACCTGACGCTGGTTGGGGCTTTGGAACAGCGAGAACAACGCGAGCAGCAAAAGAACAATGATCACCCAGAGGGCGAAATTCCGCAGATTCGCGTTCATCGCTGACCTTTCGCGAGGCCCGGAGGGCCTGAAACCGTGACGTAAATAGCTTCCGGACCGGATTAGAGCCGGTTTACGTTCGAATGTAGGCGCGACCCCCCGCCTTGCCAAGGGAACGGGCGCCGAAAACCGCCGGATACTAAACGCCTAAATCCTTCGCAGCCTTCACTTTTCTGGCAGGTGCGGCGGTGATGCGCAGCTCCGTGTCGGAAAGCTCGACAAGCGCCCCGGCCAGCGTGCGCTTCACCCCCTCGCGCGCGCCATGCGCAAGCACCAGCGCGGGATGGAGATTTTCGACCTTCGCGAGTTCCGACGGACCCTCGGTGCCGCGGCGGTCGATCTCGCCGCGCAGAACGCGCACCGCGATTTCATCCGGAAGCGCGAAGAACCCGGCCGCATCAAACGTGCCGTCCCCCTGCCCGCGCGAAAGATCCGCAACTGCCGCATCGGCCGCGCTGCGCAGCGCCTTCTCCGCGCGCAGCATTCGCTTCGCGAGCAATGCGAGCTTTGCGGAGTCGATGCCCTCCCGCGCCAGTACCGGCGCAATCTTGCGTAACCGCGCGCGGAGATACTTGTCGTCGCGGTTGGTCGGGTCGCTCGCGAATGGGATGCGCGCCTTTTTCAGTGTCGCCACCAGCCGCGATTTCGGCAGATCGAGAAACGGGCGCACCAGCAGAAGATTTTTTCCGCGCGTGCGCTTGCGCCGGATCCCCGCAAGGCCACCGATGCCGGAGCCGCGCGCAATCCGGTGCAGCACCGTCTCCGCCTGATCGTCGCGGGTATGCGCAGTCGTGAGCGCGTCCGCGCCGATGGCTTCAGCATGCGTCACGAACAACGCGTAGCGCGCCTCACGCGCCGCTTCCTGCAAGCCAGTGATCGGTTTCTTCCCGGTCCAGCGCAGCGTGGCGTGCGGGATGTTCAGTTTTGCTGCGAGTTTCGCGACCGCTTTCGCTTCCCTCGCCGAAGCGGCGCGCAAACCATGGTCGATGGTGGCGGCGCAGAGTTCAGGGCCACGCTTCAGTTTCGCGCGCCAGCGCGCGGCGAGCAGCAGGAGCGCGGTGGAATCCGGCCCGCCGGATACGGCGAGCAGGAGTTTTTTCACACCGGAAAAGTCATCGAAGATCGCGGACAGTTCACTGTCCGCGATGGGTGTCTTGTCAGCAACCGAGCCGCTTCTGCTCATCCTCGACGTTCTTCTTCACCTGGGCCGAAGCCTTCGGATACTTGGAAGACACGGCGCCGAGCGAAGCGCAAGCCGCTTCCTTCTTGTTCAGCAGCGCGAGCGACTGACCGAGGCGCAGCAGCGCATCCGGCGCGCGCTGGCTATTCGGATACTTGTTGTAGATGTCGAGGAAGACTTCCGCCGCATCGTTGTATTTCTTCTGCGCGAACAGGCTCTCGCCGAGCCAGTAGGTCGCCTGCGGCACGTTGCGGTCGCCCTGATGGCGGTCGAGGAAGCCGCGGAACGACTGCTCCGCCAGCGCGTAATCGCGGCGCAGGATGTAGCCGTAGGCAAGATCGTATTCGTCCTTCGGGCTTCCCGACGGCGGTAACACCGCCTGCGGTCCCACATTCGGCTGGTTCGGATTGCCACCCGGCGGCGGCAGATCCTGCGGATCGTTGCGGTCGTTCGGCGACAACACCATCGGACCTTGCGGACCCTGCTGCCGCTGTTGCTGCTGCTTCACCTGACCGAGATTGCGCGGCGCTCCCGGCGCATTCGGATTCGCATCGGGATCGAATACATCGTTGCGCCCGCGCGGACCTTGTGGCGGCGGAACGTCCTGCTGCACCTGCGGCGGCGGTGCCTGCTGGGTGAGCGGCGGGATGTTGCGTTGCTGCTGCTGTTTCTGGAGCTGCGTGCGCGGCGGCTGGTTATCGCCCTGCGACAATCCTTCGAGCGCACGGCGCAATTGATCGTTCTGGTACTGTAACTGCTCGACCTGCCCAGTGAGCTGACGCAGCGAATTTTCGAGGCGCTGGATGCGGCCGAGGAGTTCGCTATCGTCGCCGTTCTCACCCCGTTCGCGGTCGCCACGCATGCCGCCCGGCGGCACCGGCTGCTCGTCCCTGCGCCAGAACTGCGCAAGCTGAATCGGATTGATGCCCGGCGCGTTCTGCGCGGACGCGGGCATGACGAACGTGACTGCGGCGAGCGCCGTAAGACCCCAGCGGAGATAACTCATGATGGAACCTGTGCGTCCGGTTTTTGCCTAAAGTTGGGCCGGGCTGAAACGCGAAACGGCGCCTCCAGGGAGGCGCCGCTTCCGATTTCAATTATGAGCCTTACGATCCCGGCGCGCTGTTGAGCACCGTCACCGCACGGCGGTTCTGAGACCAGCAGGAAATATCGTTACAGACCGCGACCGGGCGCTCCTTA is a window encoding:
- the tilS gene encoding tRNA lysidine(34) synthetase TilS, producing MSRSGSVADKTPIADSELSAIFDDFSGVKKLLLAVSGGPDSTALLLLAARWRAKLKRGPELCAATIDHGLRAASAREAKAVAKLAAKLNIPHATLRWTGKKPITGLQEAAREARYALFVTHAEAIGADALTTAHTRDDQAETVLHRIARGSGIGGLAGIRRKRTRGKNLLLVRPFLDLPKSRLVATLKKARIPFASDPTNRDDKYLRARLRKIAPVLAREGIDSAKLALLAKRMLRAEKALRSAADAAVADLSRGQGDGTFDAAGFFALPDEIAVRVLRGEIDRRGTEGPSELAKVENLHPALVLAHGAREGVKRTLAGALVELSDTELRITAAPARKVKAAKDLGV
- the ybgF gene encoding tol-pal system protein YbgF, giving the protein MRGDRERGENGDDSELLGRIQRLENSLRQLTGQVEQLQYQNDQLRRALEGLSQGDNQPPRTQLQKQQQQRNIPPLTQQAPPPQVQQDVPPPQGPRGRNDVFDPDANPNAPGAPRNLGQVKQQQQRQQGPQGPMVLSPNDRNDPQDLPPPGGNPNQPNVGPQAVLPPSGSPKDEYDLAYGYILRRDYALAEQSFRGFLDRHQGDRNVPQATYWLGESLFAQKKYNDAAEVFLDIYNKYPNSQRAPDALLRLGQSLALLNKKEAACASLGAVSSKYPKASAQVKKNVEDEQKRLGC